The genome window ACATGACCTAATTCCCACGGACGTGCAGTTAAAGCAATTTTAGCTTCAGCAGGTGTAGGTGATTTACGAATAAGCTCGATAATTGGGTCAATGTTAGCAAGCGCAATTGCTAAACCTTCAAGCGTATGAGCACGGTCACGCGCTTTGCGTAAATCAAACACGGTACGACGAGTTACTACTTCACGGCGGTGAATAATAAACTCTTCAAGCATTTCTTTTAGATTAAAACACTTAGGTTGGTTGTTAATTAATGCAACCATATTCATACCAAACACAGTTTGTAACTGAGTTTGTGAATACAAGTTATTTAAAATAACTTCGCCTACGTCACCACGTTTAATTTCAATAACGATACGCATACCGTCTTTATCTGATTCATCACGTAGTGCACTAATACCTTCAATTTTCTTATCTTTAACAAGCTCAGCAATTTTTTCAATTAAACGGGCTTTATTAACTTGATAAGGAATTTCGTGAACGATGATTGTTTCACGGCCTGTTTTTTCATCGGTTTCGACGTCGGCGCGTGCACGCATGTACACTTTACCACGGCCAGTTAAATAGGCTTGTTCAATGCCTTTTTTACCGTTGATAATTGCAGCCGTTGGGAAATCAGGACCAGGAATATAATCCATTAACTCTAAAATAGTTAAATCAGGATTTTGAATAAGTGCCAAACAACCGTTCACAACTTCAGTTAGGTTATGTGGTGGTATATTTGTAGCCATACCTACTGCAATACCCGACGAACCATTCACTAATAAATTAGGGACTTTCGTAGGTAACACGTCAGGGATGAACTCAGTGCCGTCGTAGTTAGGAACGAAATCAACCGTTTCTTTTTCAAGATCGGCTAATAACTCATGCGACATTTTTGCCATACGTACTTCTGTATAACGCATTGCCGCTGCTGAATCACCATCAACCGAACCGAAGTTACCTTGGCCATCTACAAGCATATAACGTAGTGAGAATGGCTGAGCCATACGAACTATCGTGTCATAAACTGCACTGTCGCCGTGTGGATGGTATTTACCGATTACGTCACCGACCACACGGGCCGATTTTTTGTAAGGCTTGTTCCAGTCATTACTAAGCTCGTTCATTGCAAACAAAACGCGGCGATGAACAGGTTTTAAGCCGTCACGTACGTCTGGTAATGCACGTCCTACTATTACGCTCATTGCGTAATCTAAGTAGGAGTTTTTTAACTCGTCTTCAATATTGACTGGCAGAATTTCATTGGCGAGATCAGTCATTTGATATCACATTCCTTCAGTATCAGCTCTCAACAACCCGGTATTGGGTATTAAGAGCATTGTTATTATTTCTAACAGCCATGCTATCACAATTAATTTTAATTTACAGGCGCAAAACTTTGCGATTTATCAATTTAGCCCTATATAATGGCCTCAGATTGACGAGGAAGTATTTTATGACCGAACATCAAAATGTAGATCACGCAGAAATAGCAAAATTTGAAGCCATCGCTGAGCGTTGGTGGGACCTAGACGGAGAATTCAAACCTCTTCACGAAATTAACCCGTTACGTTTAGACTTTATAGCAAACAAAACGCAAGGCTTATTCGATAAAGAAGCACTCGATGTTGGCTGTGGCGGCGGTATTTTAAGCCAAAGCATGGCGCGTATGGGAGGAAAAGTAACTGGCATCGATATGGGCCAAGAACCTTTAACTGTTGCTAAGTTGCACAGTTTAGAAACTGGCGTAAATGTAGATTATATAAAAGTACCTGCAGAAGAGTTTGCAACACAGTACCCTGAGCGCTTTGATGTAATAACGTGTATGGAAATGCTTGAGCACGTTCCCGACCCAGCATCTATCATTCATGCTGTAGCTGCACTTGCCAAACCAGGCGCGGACGTGTTTTTTTCAACCCTTAACAAAACACCTAAAGCATACTTATACGCGATTGTTGGCGCTGAAAAACTCTTAAAAATGGTGCCTGAAGGTACACACGACCATAAAAAGTTTATAAAGCCTGCACAGCTTATTGCATGGGCAGAGCAAGCCGGTTTAAAAGTTCGTGCAAGTACAGGGCTTTCTTATAACCCACTATCAAAGCAATATACGCTCAATAGTGACGTTAGCGTAAATTACATACTTTATTTTGAGAAGTTAGCTTAATGGCTAACTCTCAAGCCCCCCTACCCCTTATTGAATACGATGCATTTTTATTTGATTTAGACGGCACCCTACTCGACACCGCTGATGATTTAGGTGCCGCTTTAAACGCAGTTCTTATTAGCAATAAAATAGAACCTGTTAGTAGTGATATATACCGTCCTGCCGCATCTAACGGCGCAGGCGCATTATTAGAGGCTGGTTTTAAAGAATTATGGGCTAAACAACCCCAAAGCGAGCTTATAAAGCAATTAGTTGACGAGTACGCCACAAACATAGCAAATCACACTCGTTGCTTCAGCGGAGTTGAATCGTTACTTATCGCCCTTGATCAGAAAAAGATCAAATGGGGGATCATGACTAATAAACCAGGGTTTTTAACCGATCCTTTAGTGGCAGCTATTCCCGCATTAAAAAATGCCAGTGTAGTAATAAGTGGCGACACATTAGCTGAAGCTAAGCCATCACCTTTACCACTGCTACATTGTGCAAAGCTTATGCAGGTAGAACCAAGCCGTTGTTTATACATTGGTGATGCACAGCGTGACATACAAGCAGGCAAAGCGGCAGGTATGCATACCGCAACGGCACTTTGGGGTTACATCCCAAGTATTGATGAAGCCAACAGCTGGAATGCTGATTTTAACTGGCAAAGCCCAATTGATGGTTTTAACCATATATAGTGCTATGTTAATTATTAAA of Pseudoalteromonas arctica A 37-1-2 contains these proteins:
- the ubiG gene encoding bifunctional 2-polyprenyl-6-hydroxyphenol methylase/3-demethylubiquinol 3-O-methyltransferase UbiG, giving the protein MTEHQNVDHAEIAKFEAIAERWWDLDGEFKPLHEINPLRLDFIANKTQGLFDKEALDVGCGGGILSQSMARMGGKVTGIDMGQEPLTVAKLHSLETGVNVDYIKVPAEEFATQYPERFDVITCMEMLEHVPDPASIIHAVAALAKPGADVFFSTLNKTPKAYLYAIVGAEKLLKMVPEGTHDHKKFIKPAQLIAWAEQAGLKVRASTGLSYNPLSKQYTLNSDVSVNYILYFEKLA
- a CDS encoding HAD family hydrolase encodes the protein MANSQAPLPLIEYDAFLFDLDGTLLDTADDLGAALNAVLISNKIEPVSSDIYRPAASNGAGALLEAGFKELWAKQPQSELIKQLVDEYATNIANHTRCFSGVESLLIALDQKKIKWGIMTNKPGFLTDPLVAAIPALKNASVVISGDTLAEAKPSPLPLLHCAKLMQVEPSRCLYIGDAQRDIQAGKAAGMHTATALWGYIPSIDEANSWNADFNWQSPIDGFNHI